From one Lotus japonicus ecotype B-129 chromosome 3, LjGifu_v1.2 genomic stretch:
- the LOC130745060 gene encoding FRIGIDA-like protein 3 translates to MKELNMQLHRSYTDNQLSPTIDGRSLQLPPSERTDEPESLEYSILDVLKTASDPSKVVLDFIQKPIVPPCMKGDNAISHIFVLEQLMHISPHVKPHLREEAMRLAHDLKANIREISENSLVALCFLQLLSIFGLLSSFAEDEVLEIFEFAAHHKQTVDLFRTLGFADKVSDFVQGLIKKEKYFGAVRFICAFKLEEKNQPVDLLRKYAQNAKLMTERICKNAKSLEIKDNARDQEIASLKSVQQCISDNSLESEDLSNEIQHRINELNWNKGTGVYNLRKRKASNGH, encoded by the exons ATGAAAGAGCTTAATATGCAGTTACATCGATCTTACACAGATAATCAATTGAGTCCCACCATCGATGGAAGGAGTTTGCAGTTGCCACCAAGTGAGAGAACAGATGAACCTGAATCGCTTGAATATAGCATTCTAGATGTGCTCAAAACAGCATCAGATCCATCAAAAGTCGTTTTGGATTTTATACAGAAACCGATTGTTCCACCATGTATGAAGGGAGATAATGCTATAAGCCACATTTTTGTTCTAGAACAACTGATGCATATCTCGCCACATGTTAAACCTCATTTAAGAGAAGAAGCAATGAGGCTAGCACATGATCTGAAAGCTAACATTAGAGAAATTTCTGAGAACTCTTTGGTGGCTCTGTGTTTTCTACAACTCCTTTCAATTTTTGGATTACTTTCTTCTTTTGCTGAAGATGAAGTTTTAGAGATTTTTGAATTTGCTGCTCATCACAAGCAAACTGTCGACCTGTTTCGGACCCTGGGTTTCGCAGACAAAGTCTCTG ATTTTGTTCAGGGCCTTATTAAGAAGGAGAAGTATTTTGGAGCTGTTAGATTCATTTGTGCATTTAAGTTGGAAGAAAAGAATCAACCTGTTGATCTCTTGCGGAAGTACGCGCAGAATGCAAAACTGATGACTGAGCGCATTTGCAAGAACGCCAAGTCTCTTGAAATCAAG GATAATGCCAGAGATCAAGAAATTGCTAGCCTGAAAAGTGTTCAACAATGCATTTCAGACAATAGTCTAGAATCTGAGGATCTAAGTAATGAGATTCAACATCGCATTAATGAGCTAAATTGGAACAAAGGCACTGGTGTTTATAACctaaggaaaagaaaagcttCTAATGGACACTAG
- the LOC130747660 gene encoding large ribosomal RNA subunit accumulation protein YCED homolog 2, chloroplastic produces the protein MKISSGSAMEKAGNLVSSRNFNPIFNPCHPAASNSKVKSFRLLSQLHTYNNNSSITASTKRKDNLHSPLIGKKNTSKAARRLITISPGDGKYHEEWTSDYLVSLQDLQLQDLIEVEDDPNKDAEVVINLSIQKHASFGLSVDGRVTTSFTRKCSICSSPYCRQIDAKFNVWVLMESRDNRKIQQLPEIGGDPSVMYVRPGYEVDLDSLVQDAIRLNSSVEDTCSELCEKSEYTIQFTTGQSEASIDRRWSRLLELKKAL, from the exons ATGAAGATAAG CTCAGGGAGTGCTATGGAGAAAGCTGGGAATTTGGTATCCTCAAGGAACTTCAACCCAATATTCAATCCATGCCACCCTGCTGCATCCAATTCCAAGGTCAAAAGCTTCAGGTTGCTCTCTCAATTGCACACTTACAACAACAATTCCAGTATTACAGCTTCTACCAAAAGAAAGGATAACTTGCACTCTCCATTG ATTGGGAAGAAGAACACGAGTAAGGCTGCTCGCCGTCTGATCACAATATCACCAGGCGATGGCAAATATCATGAAGAATGGACTAGTGACTATCTCGTGTCTTTGCAAGACCTGCAGTTGCAGGACTTGATTGAAGTAGAAGATGATCCAAACAAGGATGCAGAAGTAGTCATCAACCTCTCCATCCAAAAG CATGCTAGCTTTGGCTTGTCGGTGGATGGAAGAGTCACAACATCCTTCACTAGAAAATGTAGCATCTGTTCTTCCCCATATTGCCGACAG ATTGACGCAAAATTTAATGTATGGGTTCTCATGGAAAGTAGAGATAATCGCAAGATACAGCAGCTACCTGAAATTGGAGGTGACCCTTCT GTGATGTATGTTAGACCAGGATATGAAGTTGATCTCGATTCTCTTGTACAAGACGCCATCCGATTAAACTCCTCAGTAGAA GACACATGCTCGGAGTTATGCGAGAAATCTGAGTATACCATACAAT TTACAACTGGACAAAGTGAGGCTTCTATAGACAGAAGGTGGTCTAGACTATTGGAACTGAAGAAAGCTTTATGA
- the LOC130747659 gene encoding anamorsin homolog: MDAAKIGGSLLACTDEAVLPVSQVFDAIKELGNQGVDEQWNPLVITSASSLSKLPVESSSVDVAILIWQSLDSPVDQLVQEILRVLKAGGTTLIRKSSQSGVGSVDKAISDLESKLLLGGFTETQVLQSTVPSGSKSSWVKAKKPSWKIGSSFALKKAVKSSPKVQIDFDSDLIDEDSLLTEDDLKKPQLPLGDCEIGSTRKACKNCSCGRAEEEEKVLKLGLTAEQINNPQSSCGSCGLGDAFRCSTCPYKGLPAFKLGEKVAISGNFLAADL; this comes from the exons ATG GACGCTGCAAAGATCGGTGGTTCTTTATTGGCTTGTACTGATGAAGCGGTTCTCCCTGTCAGTCAAGTTTTTGATGCAATCAAAGAACTTGGGAATCAAGGGGTTGATGAGCAATGGAATCCTCTCGTTATCACATCTGCATCATCACTCA GCAAGCTGCCAGTGGAGTCTTCCTCTGTGGATGTGGCCATTTTAATCTGGCAGTCACTTGATTCTCCTGTGGATCAGCTGGTTCAAGAAATTCTTAGAGTGCTAAAAGCAGGTGGGACAACTCTTATTCGCAAGTCATCTCAGTCTGGTGTGGGTTCAGTTGATAAG GCGATATCTGATCTTGAGAGCAAGTTATTGTTGGGAGGGTTTACAGAGACACAGGTTTTACAATCAACTGTCCCGTCAGGCAGCAAATCTTCTTGG GTGAAAGCTAAAAAGCCTTCATGGAAAATTGGTTCATCTTTTGCATTAAAGAAGGCGGTGAAGAGTTCACCTAAAGTGCAAATTGATTTTGATTCGGATCTGATCGATGAAGATAGTCTTTTGACTGAAGATGATCTAAAGAAACCACAGCTGCCGCTTG GTGATTGTGAAATTGGAAGTACTAGAAAAGCCTGCAAAAATTGCTCTTGTGGGAGggctgaagaagaggaaaaagtaTTGAAGTTAGGATTGACAGCAGAACAGATTAATAATCCTCAATCATCTTGTGGCAGT TGTGGGCTAGGGGATGCTTTCAGGTGCAGTACCTGCCCTTACAAGGGACTTCCTGCCTTCAAATTGGGCGAGAAG gTGGCAATTTCTGGTAACTTCCTTGCTGCAGATTTATAA
- the LOC130743059 gene encoding uncharacterized protein LOC130743059, producing MLLDRYGIQETHYEVLNVKEDANYTEIRAGYRSAALSLHPDKLLKTPETSSSDQTTGERFLRVQKAWEVLSDSSSRSSYDNELKSSRRDRDALAAEVAEDLSLHDMIAEDADEALELFYQCRCGDYFSIDSLELQKMGYSLFREGSNISILNVDTLPGSVILPCGSCSLKARLVLSTDDH from the coding sequence ATGCTCCTGGATAGGTATGGCATTCAGGAAACCCATTATGAGGTTCTTAATGTCAAGGAAGATGCAAATTATACAGAAATTCGTGCCGGTTACCGAAGTGCTGCACTCAGTTTACATCCTGATAAGCTATTGAAGACACCCGAGACATCCAGCAGTGATCAAACAACTGGAGAGAGATTTCTCAGAGTACAAAAGGCATGGGAAGTTCTAAGCGATTCGAGCTCCCGTTCATCGTATGATAATGAGTTGAAAAGCTCAAGGCGGGATAGGGATGCTTTGGCCGCTGAAGTTGCAGAAGATTTGAGCTTACATGATATGATAGCTGAAGATGCTGATGAAGCATTGGAACTGTTTTATCAGTGCCGCTGTGGTGATTACTTCTCTATAGACTCATTGGAATTGCAGAAAATGGGGTATTCCTTATTCAGGGAAGGAAGCAACATATCTATACTCAATGTTGATACTTTACCAGGATCAGTGATTCTTCCGTGTGGATCTTGTTCATTAAAAGCTCGTTTGGTACTCAGTACGGATGACCATTGA
- the LOC130747658 gene encoding pentatricopeptide repeat-containing protein At5g15300-like: MMGTTFWRVSSILSQLSSMSELKQLQAMITKAGFDTHIPFNTKLIFFSALSPMGNLSYAHSLFQQSSMVNNPFACNTMIRAFANSPSPLQALHIYNHMRNTNVVSDNFTYNFVLKACSKAYKFIQECGQCDEVAVVSKGREVHCTVVRMGFEQDPSVQNSLLYMYSQCGLVPVAQHLFDEMSERSLAAWNIMISAYDRVNDFKSADYLFESMPQKNVVSWNTVIARYIRLGDVEVARRVFGLMTERDAVSWNSMIAGCVSVKDYAGVLGLFSEMQNAEVKPTEVTLISVLGACAETGALEMGEKIHESLRVCEHKIEGYLGNALVNMYCKCGNLSSAWEVFYGMKMKTLSCWNAMIVGLAVHGYCEEALELFSQMEQRLGSIRPNRVTFIGVLVGCSHKGLVDKARWYFNRMVNQYQILPDIKHYGCMVDLLSRCGLLEEAHQMIKNAPFQDSAVLWRTLLGACRTQGDVELAKICFQQLAKLEHLTDGDYMLLSNIYAEAERWDEVEQLRSEMIDLHVPKQVGYSQIGINESDKVPCTSHC; this comes from the coding sequence ATGATGGGAACCACGTTTTGGCGTGTGAGCAGCATCCTAAGCCAACTCTCTTCCATGTCGGAACTGAAACAACTTCAAGCCATGATCACCAAAGCAGGCTTCGACACTCACATTCCTTTTAACACAAAGTTGATATTCTTTTCAGCACTTTCTCCAATGGGAAACCTCTCCTATGCTCATTCTCTTTTCCAACAATCTTCCATGGTCAACAACCCCTTTGCCTGCAACACCATGATTCGTGCTTTCGCCAACAGTCCCTCCCCTCTTCAAGCTCTGCACATTTACAACCACATGAGAAACACCAATGTTGTCTCTGACAACTTCACCTACAATTTTGTCCTCAAGGCATGCTCCAAAGCTTACAAGTTCATTCAAGAATGTGGGCAGTGTGATGAGGTGGCTGTTGTTTCTAAAGGACGTGAAGTTCACTGCACTGTGGTTAGAATGGGGTTTGAACAAGACCCATCTGTTCAAAACTCCTTGCTTTATATGTACTCTCAATGTGGGTTGGTCCCGGTTGCCCAACACCTGTTTGATGAAATGAGTGAGAGAAGTTTGGCTGCTTGGAATATCATGATATCAGCGTATGATCGTGTTAATGATTTTAAATCAGCAGATTACCTTTTTGAATCAATGCCGCAGAAGAATGTTGTTTCGTGGAACACTGTGATTGCGAGATACATTAGGTTGGGTGATGTTGAGGTTGCGAGAAGGGTGTTTGGGTTAATGACGGAGAGGGATGCGGTGTCATGGAATTCGATGATTGCTGGTTGTGTTTCTGTTAAGGATTATGCAGGAGTATTGGGGCTATTTTCTGAGATGCAGAATGCTGAGGTAAAACCAACAGAGGTAACACTTATATCAGTTCTGGGTGCCTGTGCTGAAACGGGTGCACTTGAGATGGGTGAGAAGATACATGAGTCTCTCAGAGTGTGTGAGCATAAGATTGAAGGGTATTTAGGTAATGCCCTGGTGAATATGTATTGTAAATGTGGGAATTTGAGCTCAGCATGGGAAGTATTTTATGGGATGAAGATGAAAACTTTGAGTTGTTGGAATGCAATGATTGTTGGTTTGGCTGTCCATGGTTACTGTGAGGAGGCCCTGGAATTGTTTTCACAGATGGAACAGAGGCTTGGTAGTATTAGGCCGAATCGGGTAACGTTTATTGGTGTTTTGGTTGGCTGTAGTCATAAGGGTTTGGTCGATAAAGCAAGATGGTATTTTAATCGGATGGTAAACCAGTACCAAATCTTGCCTGATATCAAGCATTATGGTTGTATGGTTGATCTTTTAAGCAGATGTGGTTTGTTGGAAGAGGCCCATCAGATGATAAAAAATGCTCCTTTCCAAGATAGTGCTGTTTTATGGAGAACATTGTTGGGTGCTTGTAGAACACAAGGTGATGTGGAGTTGGCTAAGATATGCTTCCAACAACTTGCCAAACTGGAGCATCTAACAGATGGAGATTACATGTTGTTATCTAACATTTATGCTGAAGCTGAGAGATGGGATGAGGTTGAGCAACTAAGGAGTGAAATGATAGATTTACATGTTCCTAAGCAAGTTGGCTACAGCCAAATTGGTATAAATGAATCTGATAAGGTTCCCTGCACAAGCCATTGCTGA
- the LOC130745061 gene encoding uncharacterized protein LOC130745061 — translation MAGEASGDLNLSRGSNFGDDGRVTLKQDSETTKIPTMLPVKKRPLDIDNCNSSHSSAKKSKVSVCDDDDDDDDHMPISCIVKRSSISADKPLSVMKKQQEVRSNERPLDTDNCNSSHSSAKKSKVSLCDDDDDDDDDDMPISWRVKRSSISADEPLSVMKKQQEEEFVCPVKEESNLGSQENDIELRENRLKGQLEEFKSKEKEFEGRVEELEFKVNQLKGQIKEFESKEEQSVEQVKDLELRNKHSESLMEELKTREKKLEDRVEELELKEKKLEDRVKEFELKMKEFESQVKEHKSDKRREKQNEVSLKSIEEENELGKYSSLSSIFISSVSDIDISSHLICLIC, via the coding sequence ATGGCTGGTGAGGCTTCTGGTGACCTAAACTTGTCACGTGGTTCTAATTTTGGAGATGATGGGAGAGTGACTTTGAAGCAGGATTCAGAGACCACGAAGATTCCTACTATGCTGCCTGTTAAGAAGAGACCACTAGATATTGATAACTGCAATTCCTCGCACAGTTCAGCTAAGAAATCAAAGGTGTCAGtatgtgatgatgatgatgatgatgatgatcataTGCCTATTTCATGCATAGTGAAAAGGTCGTCCATTTCAGCTGATAAACCACTTTCCGTGATGAAGAAGCAACAAGAAGTCAGGAGTAATGAGAGACCACTGGATACTGATAACTGCAATTCCTCGCACAGCTCAGCTAAGAAATCAAAGGTGTCATtatgtgatgatgatgatgatgatgatgatgatgatatgccTATTTCATGGAGAGTGAAAAGGTCGTCCATTTCAGCTGATGAACCACTTTCTGTGATGAAGAAGCAACAAGAAGAGGAATTTGTATGCCCAGTCAAGGAGGAATCAAATCTTGGGAGCCAAGAAAACGACATTGAGTTAAGAGAGAATCGACTTAAAGGCCAACTAGAAGAGTTCAAATCAAAAGAGAAGGAATTTGAAGGTCGAGTGGAGGAGCTTGAGTTCAAAGTGAATCAACTTAAAGGCCAAATTAAGGAGTTTGAATCAAAAGAGGAGCAATCTGTAGAACAAGTGAAGGATCTTGAATTGAGAAATAAGCATTCTGAAAGCCTAATGGAGGAGCTCAAAACCAGAGAGAAGAAACTTGAAGACCGAGTGGAGGAGCTTGAGTTAAAAGAGAAGAAACTAGAAGATCGCGTGAAggaatttgaattaaaaatgaAGGAATTCGAAAGCCAAGTAAAGGAGCATAAATCAgacaagagaagagagaagcaaaaTGAAGTATCACTAAAATCAattgaagaggaaaatgaatTGGGTAAATATTCTTCTTTATCCAGCATCTTCATTTCATCTGTTTCTGATATTGATATTTCTAGTCACCTGATCTGCCTAATTTGTTAA